One segment of Polaribacter huanghezhanensis DNA contains the following:
- a CDS encoding hydroxymethylglutaryl-CoA lyase — MKKVKIIECPRDAMQGIKSHFIATEDKANYINALLRVGFDTIDFGSFVSPKAIPQMRDTAAVLSQLDLSSTQSKLLAIIANVRGANDAAQFEEIDYLGYPFSISENFQMRNTHKTIAESIETLDEILNIANKSNKEVVAYLSMGFGNPYGDPWNVEIVGEWTEKLSKMGVKILSLSDTVGSSTPEVIEYLFSNLIPAYPQIEFGAHLHTTPTTWKEKVDAAYKAGCHRFDGAIMGFGGCPMAKDDLTGNMPTEKMLSYFTAEKVETGIKPMRFESAYNVAMNVFG, encoded by the coding sequence ATGAAAAAAGTCAAAATTATAGAATGTCCACGTGACGCAATGCAAGGAATAAAATCGCATTTTATTGCCACAGAAGACAAGGCAAACTATATCAATGCGTTATTGCGTGTAGGTTTTGATACGATTGACTTTGGAAGTTTTGTTTCTCCAAAAGCGATTCCGCAAATGCGAGATACCGCAGCAGTACTTTCTCAATTAGATTTGTCATCAACCCAAAGTAAATTGTTGGCAATTATTGCCAATGTTCGTGGCGCAAATGATGCCGCTCAGTTTGAAGAAATTGATTATTTGGGCTATCCGTTTTCAATTTCAGAAAACTTTCAAATGCGGAACACACACAAAACTATTGCAGAATCTATAGAAACGTTGGATGAAATTTTAAACATCGCCAACAAGTCAAATAAAGAAGTGGTGGCGTATTTATCAATGGGATTTGGAAATCCGTACGGAGATCCTTGGAATGTTGAAATTGTGGGAGAATGGACAGAGAAATTATCTAAAATGGGTGTTAAAATATTATCGCTCTCAGATACGGTTGGAAGTTCAACTCCAGAAGTAATTGAGTATTTATTTTCTAATTTAATTCCAGCGTATCCACAAATAGAATTTGGCGCACATTTACACACAACACCAACAACTTGGAAAGAAAAAGTTGATGCAGCATACAAAGCAGGTTGTCATCGTTTTGATGGTGCAATTATGGGATTTGGCGGTTGCCCAATGGCAAAAGATGATTTGACAGGAAACATGCCGACAGAAAAAATGTTGTCTTATTTTACAGCAGAAAAAGTTGAAACCGGCATCAAACCAATGCGTTTTGAAAGTGCTTATAATGTTGCAATGAATGTTTTTGGGTAG
- a CDS encoding bifunctional metallophosphatase/5'-nucleotidase — protein sequence MKSIKSILYFLSIILFLSCSKEDGKIDFTFLQVNDVYEIAPIQGGEFGGMARVETVHQQLLKENKNTMLVMAGDFLNPSLLGTIKYNGERVRGKQMIETMNAMNFDLVAFGNHEFDLSANDLQKRMDESNFNWITGNVLENKDGKTAPFTNKHNRVNETFIKEFTDADGTTIKVGFISVCVPSNPRSFVTYKDVFEEAERSYNDLKDKVDVVFGLTHVTIAEDTKIAKLLPNIPLIMGGHEHTNMLVSVGNSFVAKADANAKTAYIHRISFDTKTKKVTVQSELKEINSSIVADKRVGEVVNKWETILNNKIKETIKNPTEVIFNAETPLDGRDKSIRSVQTNLGELITKSMSFSFDDNVDCALVNGGSIRIDDELDGNITAVDIFRVLPYGGAVLKVKIKGSLLLRVLEYGEKAAGTGAYLQRYNVEKINNKWLVKSKAINPNKTYTVAFSDYLLKGFDIPFLSEKNKEVLSIYQPIVTDISFDIRNAVILYLKSL from the coding sequence ATGAAATCAATAAAATCAATTTTATACTTTTTATCAATCATCTTATTTCTTTCTTGTTCTAAAGAGGATGGAAAAATAGATTTTACATTTTTACAAGTAAATGATGTATATGAAATTGCTCCGATTCAAGGTGGCGAATTTGGTGGAATGGCAAGAGTAGAAACGGTACATCAACAATTATTAAAAGAAAATAAAAATACCATGTTGGTGATGGCGGGCGATTTTTTAAATCCGTCTTTATTAGGAACTATAAAATACAACGGAGAAAGAGTTCGTGGAAAACAAATGATAGAAACCATGAATGCGATGAATTTTGATTTGGTGGCATTCGGAAATCACGAATTTGATTTAAGTGCCAACGATTTGCAAAAACGTATGGACGAAAGTAATTTTAATTGGATTACGGGCAACGTTTTAGAAAATAAAGACGGAAAAACAGCTCCTTTTACAAACAAACACAATCGTGTAAACGAAACTTTCATCAAAGAATTTACGGATGCAGACGGAACCACAATAAAAGTCGGATTTATCAGTGTTTGTGTACCTTCTAATCCTAGAAGCTTTGTTACTTATAAAGATGTTTTTGAAGAAGCAGAACGTTCGTATAACGATCTAAAAGACAAGGTTGATGTTGTTTTTGGTTTGACACATGTAACCATTGCAGAAGACACGAAAATTGCAAAATTATTGCCAAATATTCCGTTAATTATGGGCGGACATGAACATACAAATATGCTAGTTTCTGTTGGAAATTCCTTTGTCGCAAAAGCGGATGCAAATGCAAAAACTGCTTATATTCATAGAATTTCGTTTGATACAAAAACAAAAAAAGTAACTGTTCAATCAGAATTAAAAGAAATCAATTCATCAATTGTTGCAGATAAAAGAGTAGGAGAAGTAGTAAATAAATGGGAAACTATTTTAAACAACAAAATAAAAGAGACTATAAAAAATCCAACGGAGGTTATTTTTAATGCAGAAACTCCATTAGACGGAAGAGATAAATCAATTAGAAGTGTACAAACTAATTTGGGAGAACTGATTACCAAATCGATGTCTTTTTCTTTTGATGATAACGTAGATTGTGCTTTGGTTAACGGCGGTTCTATTAGAATTGATGATGAACTAGATGGAAATATTACAGCGGTTGATATTTTTAGAGTATTGCCTTATGGCGGAGCAGTTTTAAAAGTAAAAATCAAAGGAAGTCTGTTGTTAAGAGTTTTAGAATATGGAGAAAAAGCAGCAGGAACAGGTGCTTATTTACAACGATATAATGTAGAGAAAATCAACAATAAATGGTTGGTGAAATCAAAGGCAATCAATCCAAATAAAACATATACAGTTGCTTTCTCTGATTACCTTTTAAAAGGATTTGACATTCCGTTTTTATCAGAAAAAAACAAAGAAGTACTTTCTATATATCAACCAATTGTTACAGATATTTCGTTTGATATTAGAAATGCTGTAATTTTATACTTAAAATCTTTATAG